In Leifsonia sp. ZF2019, a genomic segment contains:
- a CDS encoding pirin family protein — protein sequence MEILEPRDVPLGGPRAMNVRRTLPQRRRSLIGGWCFIDHYGPDDVAATGGMRVPPHPHTGLQTVSWLFEGEIEHRDSAGSHALVQPGELNLMTAGHGISHSEVSTPEARVLHGVQLWVALPAASREVAPFFEHHVPGAVAVGDATVRAFVGSLAGSGTAATVFSPLVGAEITAPAGAVVRLPLRPAFEHGVLVDAGSVSVAGTTVPVAHLAYLAPGRDAVEVVVGADGPARLVLLGGEPLGEQIVMWWNFIGRSHDEIVAARAQWQAEVIAGEDQAGRFGTVAGYDGSPLPAPSYPPSASAPAADPRIRSSKFASLRSFARNSRNDVHFGDGWRGRHGGSTGGRGTMSAL from the coding sequence GTGGAGATCCTGGAACCGCGCGACGTCCCGCTCGGCGGGCCGCGCGCCATGAACGTGCGCCGCACCCTCCCGCAGCGCCGACGCTCGCTGATCGGCGGCTGGTGCTTCATCGATCACTACGGCCCCGACGACGTCGCCGCGACAGGCGGGATGCGCGTGCCGCCGCACCCGCACACGGGGCTGCAGACCGTGAGCTGGCTCTTCGAGGGCGAGATCGAGCACCGCGACAGCGCGGGCAGTCACGCCCTGGTGCAGCCCGGCGAGCTCAACCTGATGACCGCGGGGCACGGGATCAGCCACTCGGAGGTGTCGACGCCGGAGGCGCGGGTGCTGCACGGCGTCCAGCTCTGGGTGGCGCTGCCCGCAGCCTCCCGCGAGGTCGCTCCCTTCTTCGAGCATCATGTTCCGGGGGCGGTCGCCGTCGGCGACGCGACGGTGCGCGCGTTCGTGGGCTCGCTCGCGGGCAGCGGCACAGCGGCGACGGTGTTCTCCCCGCTGGTCGGCGCGGAGATCACGGCTCCGGCGGGTGCGGTCGTGCGTCTCCCTTTGCGTCCGGCGTTCGAGCACGGGGTGCTGGTGGACGCGGGGTCGGTGAGTGTGGCGGGCACCACCGTCCCGGTCGCGCACCTGGCGTATCTCGCGCCCGGACGCGACGCGGTGGAGGTCGTGGTCGGCGCGGACGGCCCGGCCCGGCTGGTGCTGCTCGGCGGCGAACCGCTCGGCGAGCAGATCGTGATGTGGTGGAACTTCATCGGCCGCAGCCACGACGAGATCGTCGCGGCCCGCGCGCAGTGGCAGGCCGAGGTGATCGCCGGCGAGGATCAGGCCGGTCGCTTCGGCACCGTAGCCGGATACGACGGCAGCCCTCTCCCCGCCCCGAGCTACCCACCGTCCGCCTCCGCCCCCGCGGCTGACCCCCGCATCCGCTCCTCGAAGTTCGCGTCGTTGCGCTCATTCGCACGGAATAGCCGCAACGACGTGCACTTCGGCGATGGGTGGCGAGGACGGCACGGCGGCTCCACAGGAGGGCGCGGTACGATGAGCGCGTTATGA
- a CDS encoding IS30 family transposase, with protein sequence MGLHSSLETRVEALGLLLAGASAVSVAVVVGVPRGRVQRWARLAGMRFEPGSRAGLLRVGLSGAGGAAGGHGRRLSLADRALIQAGLAQGFSLRRIAGLVGVAPSTVSREVARSRWSYRGRWQYEAGVAHQVAGQRRARPKPRKLDQDPWLRAAVVEQLNARFSPQQVAGRLPLLFPGREDMRVTAETIYQALYVQGKGGLRHELTVVKALRTGRAGRIPQSKLPRRSNRPWLDGARLSDRPAQVTDRAVPGHWEGDLVVGPAGSGIITLVERSTRFALLGRLPGTRDSATVIDRLTEMIGHLPSALFSTLTWDQGTEMAEHARFTIATGCPVFFADPHSPWQRGSNENLNGLIRDFYPKGTNFNTIPDADLAETQRLLNIRPRQTLNFHTPAEKLDQYLQGVALTS encoded by the coding sequence ATGGGGTTGCATTCGTCGTTGGAGACGCGGGTTGAGGCGTTGGGGTTGTTGTTGGCTGGTGCTTCGGCTGTGAGTGTGGCGGTGGTGGTGGGGGTGCCGCGTGGTCGGGTGCAGCGGTGGGCCAGGCTTGCGGGCATGAGGTTTGAGCCGGGGAGTCGTGCTGGTTTGTTGCGTGTCGGGCTGTCGGGTGCGGGTGGCGCGGCGGGGGGTCATGGGCGCAGGTTGTCGTTGGCGGATCGGGCGTTGATCCAGGCAGGGTTGGCGCAGGGGTTCTCGTTGCGCCGGATCGCGGGTCTGGTCGGGGTGGCACCGTCGACGGTGTCGCGGGAGGTTGCCCGTTCCAGGTGGTCGTATCGGGGGCGGTGGCAATATGAGGCGGGGGTGGCGCATCAGGTCGCCGGTCAGCGGCGGGCCCGGCCCAAGCCGCGCAAACTCGATCAGGATCCGTGGTTGCGGGCCGCGGTGGTCGAACAGTTGAACGCCCGGTTCTCCCCGCAGCAGGTCGCGGGTCGGCTGCCGCTGCTGTTCCCGGGGCGAGAGGATATGCGGGTGACGGCTGAGACGATCTACCAGGCCCTCTATGTTCAGGGCAAAGGCGGGTTGCGGCACGAGCTGACCGTGGTCAAAGCGTTGCGGACCGGTCGGGCGGGACGCATCCCGCAGTCGAAACTGCCGCGGCGCAGCAACCGGCCCTGGCTGGACGGTGCCCGGCTCAGCGACCGGCCAGCCCAGGTCACCGACCGCGCCGTCCCGGGACATTGGGAAGGCGACCTCGTCGTCGGACCCGCAGGCTCCGGGATCATCACCCTGGTCGAACGCTCCACCCGGTTCGCCCTCCTGGGCCGGCTGCCCGGAACCCGGGACTCCGCCACGGTCATCGACCGGCTCACCGAGATGATCGGCCACCTGCCGTCCGCACTGTTCTCGACCCTGACCTGGGATCAGGGCACCGAGATGGCAGAACACGCCCGCTTCACTATCGCAACCGGTTGCCCGGTGTTCTTCGCCGACCCTCACTCACCCTGGCAGCGCGGCAGCAACGAGAACCTCAACGGGCTGATCCGAGACTTCTACCCCAAGGGCACCAACTTCAACACCATCCCCGACGCCGACCTCGCCGAAACCCAACGCCTCCTCAACATCCGCCCCCGACAAACCTTGAACTTCCACACCCCAGCCGAGAAACTCGACCAATACCTACAAGGTGTTGCACTCACCAGCTGA
- the cls gene encoding cardiolipin synthase codes for MDAGFLSTAIVVVALLVDFIIRVVAIIVVPRNRKPTSATAWLLAIFLIPYIGVLFFLLIGSYKLPKKRRDKQIEINNFIIESTEGIERVRRDHPWPPWLESVVQLNRNLGAMPLVGGNRATLNGDYAGSLAAMTAEIDAARKYVHVEFYILSLDDTTAPFFDALADAVKRGVTVRVLLDHIASLRTRDYKRTIKRLTEMGARWQLMLPVQPLKGKYQRPDLRNHRKLLIVDGRVAFMGSQNIIDRSYNKRSNLRRGLKWKELIVRLEGPIVAGLNAIFITDWYSETDELLRRETEPITDDIDPEELDAQVVPSGPGFAGENNLRLFLALLYYAQERIVITSPYFVPDESMLTAITTATQRGIAVDLFVSEIGDQALVYHAQRSYYEALLRAGVRIWMYKAPYILHAKHFTIDDDVAVIGSSNMDMRSFQLNMEVSLMVRGRSFVDEMRAVEDGYRRDSRELTLDEWMKQPLRSTVLDNLARLTSALQ; via the coding sequence ATGGACGCAGGGTTCCTGTCGACCGCCATCGTCGTGGTGGCGCTTCTGGTCGACTTCATCATCCGCGTCGTCGCGATCATCGTCGTCCCGCGCAACCGCAAGCCCACGTCGGCGACCGCGTGGCTGCTCGCGATCTTCCTGATCCCGTACATCGGGGTGCTGTTCTTCCTGCTCATCGGCAGCTACAAGCTCCCGAAGAAACGACGCGACAAGCAGATCGAGATCAACAACTTCATCATCGAGTCGACCGAGGGCATCGAGCGGGTGCGCCGCGACCACCCGTGGCCGCCGTGGCTCGAATCGGTGGTGCAGCTCAACCGCAACCTGGGCGCCATGCCGCTGGTCGGCGGCAACCGCGCCACGCTGAACGGCGACTACGCCGGGTCGCTCGCCGCGATGACCGCCGAGATCGACGCCGCGCGCAAGTACGTCCACGTCGAGTTCTACATCCTGTCGCTCGACGACACCACGGCGCCGTTCTTCGACGCGCTCGCCGACGCGGTGAAGCGCGGAGTGACGGTGCGCGTGCTGCTCGACCACATCGCGTCGCTGCGCACCCGTGACTACAAGAGGACCATCAAGCGGCTCACCGAGATGGGCGCGCGCTGGCAGCTGATGCTCCCGGTGCAGCCGCTGAAGGGCAAGTACCAGCGACCCGACCTGCGCAACCACCGCAAGCTGCTCATCGTGGACGGCCGCGTCGCCTTCATGGGTTCTCAGAACATCATCGACCGGAGTTACAACAAGAGGTCCAACCTCCGCCGCGGGCTCAAGTGGAAGGAGCTCATCGTGCGGCTGGAGGGGCCGATCGTCGCCGGCCTCAACGCCATCTTCATCACCGACTGGTACAGCGAGACCGACGAGCTGCTCCGCCGCGAGACGGAACCGATCACGGACGACATCGACCCGGAGGAGCTGGACGCGCAGGTCGTGCCCTCCGGGCCCGGATTCGCCGGTGAGAACAACCTCCGGCTCTTCCTCGCCCTGCTCTACTACGCGCAGGAGCGCATCGTCATCACCTCGCCGTATTTCGTGCCGGACGAGTCGATGCTGACGGCGATCACCACCGCCACCCAGCGCGGTATCGCGGTCGACCTGTTCGTCTCCGAGATCGGCGACCAGGCGCTCGTCTATCACGCGCAGCGGTCGTACTACGAAGCCCTGCTGCGCGCGGGCGTGCGTATCTGGATGTACAAGGCGCCGTACATCCTGCACGCCAAGCACTTCACGATCGACGACGACGTCGCGGTGATCGGGTCGAGCAACATGGACATGCGCTCGTTCCAGCTCAACATGGAGGTCTCGCTCATGGTGCGCGGCCGTTCCTTCGTCGACGAGATGCGCGCGGTCGAGGACGGCTACCGGCGTGACAGCCGCGAACTCACGCTCGATGAGTGGATGAAGCAGCCGCTGCGCTCCACGGTCCTCGACAACCTCGCGCGCCTGACCTCGGCGCTGCAGTAG
- a CDS encoding cytochrome c oxidase assembly protein, with protein sequence MEPATPPVTTFLTTWSFDPAAAALLAAAAALYLAGVLRLRRHGHRWPARLTVWFLLLGLGSYAWISFGFLGAYSTELRWAFTTRIALLLFVVPALMSLGRPIALARAALSTTGRRRTERVLRSRVVRVLGNAMFAPVFACAVFLVFLTPVAAVLRTSPWSEWTISVLVPLAGMLLVLPIAAHSVVRTGFFITVEFLLAFVELLLDAIPGLLLRLNDGVLDGAARIVGRMPFWFPTALHDQHLSGDFLWFIAEVADVPILVILFVRWMRLDRREAKRIDDLTDEQLDALTRAHLERRG encoded by the coding sequence ATGGAGCCCGCCACGCCTCCCGTCACCACGTTCCTCACCACCTGGTCGTTCGACCCGGCCGCCGCCGCGCTGCTCGCCGCCGCCGCCGCGCTGTACCTCGCCGGGGTGCTGCGGTTGCGGAGGCACGGGCATCGCTGGCCCGCCCGGCTGACCGTGTGGTTCCTGCTGCTCGGGCTCGGCTCCTACGCGTGGATCTCGTTCGGGTTCCTCGGCGCGTACAGCACGGAGCTGCGCTGGGCGTTCACCACCCGCATCGCGCTGCTGCTGTTCGTCGTGCCCGCGCTCATGAGCCTGGGCCGGCCGATCGCCCTCGCCCGGGCCGCGCTGTCGACGACCGGTCGGCGGCGCACCGAGCGGGTGCTGCGCTCGCGCGTCGTCCGCGTGCTCGGCAACGCGATGTTCGCGCCCGTCTTCGCGTGCGCGGTGTTCCTGGTGTTCCTCACACCCGTGGCTGCGGTGCTGCGCACCTCACCGTGGTCGGAGTGGACGATCTCGGTGCTCGTTCCGCTCGCCGGGATGCTGCTGGTGCTGCCGATCGCCGCGCACTCGGTGGTGCGCACCGGCTTCTTCATCACGGTGGAGTTCCTGCTGGCGTTCGTGGAGCTGCTGCTCGACGCGATCCCTGGGCTCCTCCTGCGCCTGAACGACGGTGTGCTGGACGGGGCCGCGCGCATCGTGGGGAGGATGCCGTTCTGGTTCCCGACGGCGCTGCACGACCAGCACCTCTCCGGCGACTTCCTCTGGTTCATCGCGGAGGTCGCCGACGTGCCGATCCTCGTCATCCTGTTCGTGCGCTGGATGCGCCTCGACCGCCGCGAGGCCAAGCGCATCGACGATCTGACCGACGAGCAGCTCGACGCCCTCACCCGCGCCCACCTGGAGCGCCGCGGGTGA
- the lysS gene encoding lysine--tRNA ligase yields the protein MTDAPTPEADLTDDEISEQKAVRLGKRERLIAQAETAAGGAYPVSVPVTTTIREVRAAWEHLAADEASGETVGVAGRVVHLRNTGKLCFAVLQSGDGTRIQAMVSLAAVGEDSLTAWKELVDLGDHVFVTGEVASSRRGELSIMVTGWEIASKALLPLPNLHNELSEETRVRSRYLDLIAREQARTTVLDRAKTMASLRATFADRGFVEVETPMLQVIHGGASARPFVTHSNAFDTDLYLRIAPELYLKRAVVGGIDHVFEINRNFRNEGADSTHSPEFAMLEAYQAYGDYNSIADLTQTLIQNAARAVSGSHVVTWADGTEYDLGGEWDRIRMYDSLSEAIGEEITPETPIARLRELAADAGIEIEHPLAGKYVEELWEHHVKGDLVRPTFVMDFPVDTSPLVRAHRSREGVVEKWDLYTRGFELATGYSELIDPVVQRERFVEQAKLAAAGDNEAMRLDEEFLRALEFGMPPTGGMGMGIDRLLMALTGLGIRETILFPLVK from the coding sequence ATGACCGACGCGCCCACCCCCGAGGCCGACCTCACCGACGACGAGATCAGCGAGCAGAAGGCGGTCCGGCTCGGCAAGCGCGAGCGGCTCATCGCCCAGGCCGAGACCGCCGCGGGCGGCGCCTATCCCGTCTCCGTGCCGGTCACGACCACCATCCGCGAGGTCCGCGCGGCCTGGGAGCACCTGGCCGCGGACGAGGCGTCCGGCGAGACCGTGGGCGTGGCGGGACGCGTCGTGCACCTGCGCAACACCGGCAAGCTCTGCTTCGCCGTCCTCCAGTCGGGAGACGGCACGCGCATCCAGGCCATGGTGTCGCTCGCGGCCGTCGGCGAGGACTCGCTGACCGCCTGGAAGGAACTGGTCGACCTCGGCGACCACGTCTTCGTCACCGGCGAGGTCGCCTCCAGCCGCCGCGGTGAGCTGTCGATCATGGTCACCGGGTGGGAGATCGCGTCGAAGGCGCTGCTGCCGCTCCCGAACCTGCACAACGAACTCAGCGAGGAGACCCGGGTGCGCTCGCGCTACCTCGACCTCATCGCGCGCGAACAGGCCCGCACGACGGTCCTCGACCGCGCGAAGACGATGGCGAGCCTCCGGGCCACCTTCGCCGACCGCGGGTTCGTCGAGGTCGAGACCCCGATGCTCCAGGTCATCCACGGCGGCGCCTCCGCCCGCCCGTTCGTGACCCACTCGAACGCGTTCGACACCGACCTCTACCTGCGCATCGCCCCGGAGCTCTACCTCAAGCGCGCCGTGGTGGGCGGCATCGACCACGTCTTCGAGATCAACCGCAACTTCCGCAACGAGGGCGCGGACTCCACGCACTCGCCCGAGTTCGCCATGCTCGAGGCCTACCAGGCCTACGGCGACTACAACTCGATCGCCGACCTGACCCAGACGCTCATCCAGAACGCCGCGCGCGCCGTCTCGGGATCGCACGTCGTGACCTGGGCGGACGGCACCGAGTACGACCTCGGCGGCGAGTGGGATCGCATCCGCATGTACGACAGCCTCTCCGAGGCGATCGGGGAGGAGATCACCCCCGAGACCCCGATCGCGCGGCTGCGTGAGCTGGCGGCGGACGCGGGCATCGAGATCGAGCACCCGCTCGCCGGCAAGTACGTCGAGGAGCTGTGGGAGCACCACGTGAAGGGCGACCTCGTGCGCCCGACGTTCGTGATGGACTTCCCGGTCGACACCAGCCCGCTGGTGCGCGCCCACCGCTCGCGCGAGGGCGTCGTCGAGAAGTGGGACCTCTACACCCGCGGCTTCGAACTCGCGACCGGCTACTCCGAGCTCATCGACCCGGTCGTGCAGCGCGAGCGCTTCGTCGAGCAGGCGAAGCTCGCGGCGGCCGGCGACAACGAGGCCATGCGTCTCGACGAGGAGTTCCTCCGCGCCCTCGAGTTCGGCATGCCGCCGACCGGTGGCATGGGCATGGGCATCGACCGCCTGCTGATGGCCCTCACCGGGCTCGGCATCCGCGAGACCATCCTCTTCCCCCTCGTGAAGTAG
- the panC gene encoding pantoate--beta-alanine ligase yields the protein MPHVVTTVAELRAHIARARHEALLAEQPGDPAGRVVLVPTMGALHDGHLRLVSRARDLGGLVVVSIFVNPLQFGPGEDLDRYPRTLDADVAALEGLADVVFAPTAAEMYPQGESSTRVTAGEVGSLFEGASRPGHFDGMLTVVAKLFNIVQPDVAVFGQKDAQQVHLVGRMIDDLNLPLTLAVVDTVREDDGLALSSRNRYLEIADRAAAVVLSQALSAGAGAAAGGVAAALAAARARIEAEPAVKLDYLVIVDQDSFREAAPDHHGPALMLVAARVGTTRLIDNRRITTP from the coding sequence ATGCCGCACGTCGTCACCACCGTCGCCGAACTGCGCGCGCACATCGCGCGCGCCCGCCACGAGGCGCTCCTCGCCGAGCAGCCGGGCGACCCCGCGGGCCGCGTCGTGCTCGTGCCGACGATGGGCGCCCTGCACGACGGGCACCTGCGCCTGGTGAGCCGCGCCCGCGACCTCGGCGGCCTCGTCGTCGTGTCGATCTTCGTCAACCCGCTCCAGTTCGGCCCCGGGGAGGACCTCGACCGCTATCCGCGCACACTCGACGCGGATGTCGCCGCCCTGGAGGGGCTGGCCGATGTGGTGTTCGCGCCCACGGCCGCCGAGATGTACCCGCAGGGGGAGTCCTCCACGCGCGTGACCGCCGGGGAGGTGGGCTCGCTCTTCGAGGGCGCCTCCCGCCCCGGCCACTTCGACGGGATGCTCACCGTCGTCGCCAAGCTGTTCAACATCGTCCAGCCCGACGTCGCGGTGTTCGGCCAGAAGGACGCCCAGCAGGTGCACCTCGTCGGGCGGATGATCGACGACCTGAACCTCCCCCTCACGCTCGCGGTCGTCGACACGGTGCGGGAGGACGACGGGCTCGCCCTGTCCAGCCGCAACCGCTACCTCGAGATCGCAGACCGGGCGGCCGCGGTCGTGCTGTCCCAGGCACTGTCCGCGGGCGCGGGTGCGGCAGCCGGCGGCGTGGCGGCCGCGCTCGCCGCGGCGCGGGCACGCATCGAGGCCGAGCCAGCGGTTAAGCTGGACTATCTCGTGATCGTCGACCAGGACTCGTTCCGCGAGGCGGCGCCGGACCACCACGGCCCTGCGCTGATGCTCGTCGCGGCCCGCGTGGGCACGACGCGCCTCATCGACAACCGGCGCATCACGACCCCCTGA
- a CDS encoding Rossmann-like and DUF2520 domain-containing protein has protein sequence MSGIQRSGRLGLGIVGAGHVGPVLGVALAGAGHAVVGISAVSAASRERAEAMLPQVPVLEVPVLIERSELVILAVPDAELPGLVAGLAATGTWQPGQIVLHTAPGYGVGVLRPAAAAGAIPLAVHPALDFTGTSLDVTRLAESWFAVTAPAAVLPIAQALVVEMGGEPVVVAEADRPAYAEAIATATAFSRSIVEQSTGILREIGVESPGSFLSSLVRSAVDNALTRAGAAPAIDVEGVLEAMREDRTDRPGRSDRPSRPGEGDPGDDGRGWFLGGH, from the coding sequence ATGAGCGGCATACAGCGTTCGGGCCGCCTCGGCCTCGGGATCGTCGGCGCCGGGCACGTGGGCCCGGTGCTCGGTGTCGCGCTCGCCGGAGCGGGGCACGCCGTCGTCGGGATCTCGGCCGTCTCGGCCGCGAGCCGGGAGCGCGCGGAGGCGATGCTGCCCCAGGTGCCGGTGCTGGAGGTCCCGGTGCTGATCGAGCGCAGCGAGCTCGTGATCCTCGCCGTCCCGGATGCGGAGCTTCCCGGCCTCGTCGCCGGGCTCGCCGCGACCGGTACCTGGCAGCCGGGGCAGATCGTGCTGCACACCGCCCCGGGATACGGGGTGGGCGTGCTGCGCCCCGCTGCCGCCGCCGGCGCCATCCCGCTGGCCGTGCATCCCGCGTTGGACTTCACCGGCACGAGCCTCGACGTCACCCGGCTGGCGGAGTCGTGGTTCGCCGTGACGGCGCCCGCCGCGGTTCTTCCCATCGCGCAGGCGCTCGTCGTCGAGATGGGAGGGGAGCCCGTGGTCGTGGCGGAGGCGGACCGTCCGGCGTACGCGGAGGCGATCGCCACCGCCACCGCGTTCTCCCGCTCGATCGTCGAGCAGTCCACGGGGATCCTGCGCGAGATCGGCGTGGAGAGCCCCGGCTCGTTCCTCAGCTCGCTGGTGCGATCGGCGGTCGACAACGCCCTCACCCGGGCCGGCGCCGCGCCCGCGATCGACGTGGAGGGCGTGCTCGAGGCGATGCGAGAGGACCGCACCGATCGCCCCGGTCGTTCCGACCGCCCCTCCCGCCCGGGCGAGGGCGACCCGGGCGACGACGGCCGCGGCTGGTTCCTCGGCGGTCACTAG
- a CDS encoding PH domain-containing protein, with product MTEPTGPATPTGSATPTGPATAPPLPGGQLSGAKRAAERFTDGEWHRLHPATPLLRGGIVFIAVLGFVLSNLRERLVGFFVGAPDYGGDPLDEIYDRGWEGWALLGVAVVLLLCLAAFYFSWRMHTFRITGDTVEVRSGILFRTQRKARLDRIQGINIVRPVIARLFGAAKLDITVAGHDANLQLAYLGSSLADGLRSDVLRRASGVRAAEAQAAAQEAGRPTGAVAAPDGAPVHSRTAAVGDLVNRRVTEFLAPELDPNAAPPESVVRIPPLRLLGSLVMSGFTVFVIVVIVLTAIGAATGWLWLALIVLPGLIGSASFYINRFTKSLRYSIAGTPDGVRVGFGLLSTSNETLPPGRIHAVQVLQPLLWRPFGWWQIRINTAGHSRERGAAGQANTTTLPVGDATDVERVLALILPGLATEEHRDLIRSGMISKGRDDWTGSPRRAIWLRPFSWQRTGYTTVDGAVLLRHGFVWRQLVIVPFARLQSVKLEQGPLDRALGLAEVDFHTVTGPVHARLAAMDAAEGIRLFERASADAIAAGRSDRSHRWGETA from the coding sequence GTGACCGAGCCGACCGGGCCCGCCACGCCGACCGGGTCGGCCACGCCGACCGGGCCCGCCACAGCGCCACCGTTGCCGGGTGGGCAGCTCTCGGGCGCGAAGCGCGCCGCCGAGCGCTTCACCGACGGTGAGTGGCACCGGCTGCACCCGGCGACGCCCCTCTTGCGCGGCGGCATCGTGTTCATCGCGGTGCTCGGCTTCGTGCTGTCCAACCTGCGCGAGCGGCTGGTGGGCTTCTTCGTCGGCGCGCCCGACTACGGCGGGGACCCGCTGGACGAGATCTACGACCGCGGCTGGGAGGGCTGGGCGCTGCTGGGCGTGGCGGTCGTGCTCCTCCTGTGCCTCGCCGCCTTCTACTTCTCGTGGCGCATGCACACCTTCCGCATCACCGGCGACACGGTGGAGGTGCGCAGCGGCATCCTGTTCCGCACGCAGCGCAAGGCGCGGCTCGACCGCATCCAGGGGATCAACATCGTGCGCCCCGTGATCGCCCGTCTCTTCGGTGCGGCCAAGCTCGACATCACCGTCGCCGGGCACGACGCGAACCTGCAGCTCGCGTATCTCGGCTCGTCGCTGGCCGACGGGCTCCGCTCGGACGTGCTGCGCCGCGCGTCGGGTGTGCGCGCGGCCGAAGCGCAGGCGGCTGCGCAGGAAGCAGGCCGGCCGACAGGCGCCGTCGCCGCGCCCGATGGTGCGCCGGTCCACTCCCGCACCGCCGCCGTCGGCGACCTGGTCAACCGTCGCGTCACCGAGTTCCTCGCGCCGGAGCTCGACCCGAATGCGGCGCCGCCGGAGTCGGTGGTGAGGATCCCGCCGCTGCGCCTGCTGGGCTCTCTCGTGATGAGCGGGTTCACGGTGTTCGTCATCGTCGTGATCGTCCTCACCGCCATCGGCGCCGCGACGGGATGGCTGTGGCTCGCCCTCATCGTGCTGCCGGGCCTCATCGGCTCGGCCAGCTTCTACATCAACCGGTTCACGAAGTCGCTCCGCTACTCCATCGCCGGGACGCCCGACGGGGTGCGGGTCGGCTTCGGCCTGCTGAGCACGAGCAACGAGACGCTCCCGCCCGGCCGAATCCATGCCGTGCAGGTGCTGCAGCCGCTGCTCTGGCGCCCGTTCGGCTGGTGGCAGATCCGCATCAACACGGCCGGGCACTCGCGCGAGAGGGGCGCAGCCGGCCAGGCCAACACGACGACGCTGCCCGTCGGCGACGCGACGGACGTCGAGCGCGTGCTGGCGCTCATCCTCCCGGGCCTCGCGACCGAGGAGCACCGCGATCTGATCCGATCCGGGATGATCTCGAAGGGACGCGACGACTGGACCGGGAGCCCGCGCCGCGCGATCTGGCTGCGCCCGTTCTCGTGGCAGCGCACCGGATACACCACGGTCGACGGCGCGGTGCTGCTGCGTCACGGGTTCGTCTGGCGGCAGCTGGTGATCGTCCCGTTCGCGCGGCTGCAGAGCGTGAAGCTCGAACAGGGCCCGCTCGACCGCGCGCTGGGACTCGCCGAGGTCGACTTCCACACGGTGACGGGCCCGGTCCACGCCCGGCTCGCGGCGATGGACGCGGCGGAGGGCATCCGGCTCTTCGAACGCGCCTCCGCGGACGCGATCGCCGCGGGACGCTCCGACCGCAGCCACCGCTGGGGGGAGACCGCATGA